From Acipenser ruthenus chromosome 23, fAciRut3.2 maternal haplotype, whole genome shotgun sequence, the proteins below share one genomic window:
- the LOC117969522 gene encoding T-cell surface antigen CD2-like, which produces MVRKEPKKESLHVKKIYCRKIISVPVYGALGHSVYLHFNTTLNSSVEVQWNRRFNRIAVFKNNRTAFDNPYKNRTQIFANGTLRLDRTQKNDSGDYSVDVFNTDGTNIFKGSMQVYIQGSEPKINPTSTPNLETQFHCTLENGTVIELSGGKEGEAFQFLISKSMIITNCTNGIAFCSLQTCSSNCSGNLTTKPGDTSNAEDADILKYVLGGSALLVIVMLSFTLLCMCKNKKGKENAHSVITQNRSDEQHVSLSTMIPETASTAIQDDQVYTQVVNKGGKKKSKCKPKEDGELVYAQVVIKEGKKKPIHDESVVYDEVKGKDKNNQQQDDSVVYAAINKRRNI; this is translated from the exons atggttaggaaagaacctaaaaaggagtccctgcatgtaaaaaaaat ttactgCAGAAAAATTATAAGTGTGCCTGTATATGGAGCCCTGGGCCACTCTGTGTATCTGCACTTCAATACGACCTTGAACAGCAGTGTTGAGGTGCAATGGAATCGGCGATTCAATCGCATTGCTGTGTTTAAGAATAACAGAACGGCCTTTGATAATCCTTATAAAAACAGGACTCAGATTTTTGCTAATGGAACCCTCAGACTGGACAGAACTCAGAAAAATGATTCAGGAGATTACTCTGTGGATGTGTTTAATACTGATGGAACTAACATATTTAAGGGAAGCATGCAGGTTTATATTCAAG GTTCTGAACCCAAGATTAATCCAACATCCACGCCCAATCTAGAGACCCAGTTCCATTGCACCCTGGAGAATGGGACCGTTATCGAATTATCTGGGGGCAAAGAAGGAGAGGCTTTTCAGTTCTTAATCAGTAAGAGCATGATAATAACAAACTGTACAAATGGGATTGCATTTTGCAGTCTACAAACCTGCTCTTCAAATTGCTCTGGTAATTTAACCACAAAGCCTGGTGATACCAGTAATGCAGAGGATGCCG atattcTTAAATATGTCCTTGGTGGAAGTGCTCTTCTTGTGATCGTCATGCTTTCATTTACACTCTTGTGCATGTGTAAGAATAAAAAAGGGAagg AGAATGCCCATTCGGTGATTACACAAAACAGGAGTGATGAACAGCACGTTTCCCTATCCACAATGATACCAGAGACTGCAAGCACAGCAATCCAAG atgacCAGGTTTATACTCAGGTTGTTAATAAAGGTGGAAAAAAGAAATCCAAATGCAAGCCTAAAGAGGACGGTGAGCTGGTTTACGCCCAGGTTGTTATAAAAGAAGGCAAGAAGAAACCTATTCATGACGAATCTGTGGTTTATGATGAAGTTAAGGGGAAAGACAAGAATAATCAACAACAGGATGACAGCGTGGTTTATGCTGCTATTAACAAACGAAGAAATATATAA